One part of the Candida albicans SC5314 chromosome R, complete sequence genome encodes these proteins:
- a CDS encoding cytochrome-b5 reductase (Putative oxidoreductase; similar to S. cerevisiae Pga3p; possible Kex2p substrate), whose translation MEDKRELLKQPIHGIYIPIGLILFGTWIFGWEYMPYSIGFIVVIVSIQYYGALKRASSMHQVKWQEFELLDKTLIAPMTSIYRFKLRREDEVLDIPTGHSLACCFNVDGKDEVRFYTPISNQFDKGFFDILVKHYEHGVVTKKLANLQVGQTVQFRGPFGKLQYVPNSAKELALVAGGTGITPMLQVITAIITNLEDDTKIKLLFANNTERDILLKDELDNMAQKYPGLEIKYVTGKFVDKKSFEFLPSPTSDSKIFICGPPAFVEYINEMTKDAGFEKDQVFCF comes from the coding sequence atgGAGGATAAAAGAGAATTACTCAAACAACCAATTCATGGTATATATATTCCAATAGGgttaattttatttggtaCCTGGATTTTTGGTTGGGAATATATGCCATATTCAATCGGATTCATTGTTGTCATAGTGTCTATACAATATTATGGTGCTTTGAAACGTGCTTCTTCTATGCATCAAGTTAAATGGCAAGAATTTGAGTTGTTGGATAAGACATTAATTGCCCCCATGACATCGATTTATCGTTTCAAATTAAGAAGAGAAGATGAAGTGTTAGACATTCCTACTGGACATTCTTTAGCTTGTTGTTTTAATGTTGATGGTAAAGATGAAGTCAGATTTTACACTCCGATTTctaatcaatttgataaagGGTTTTTCGATATTTTGGTTAAGCATTATGAACATGGTGTCgttacaaaaaaattggctAATCTTCAAGTTGGACAAACAGTTCAATTTAGAGGACCATTTGGAAAATTACAATATGTACCAAATCTGGCTAAAGAATTGGCTTTAGTTGCAGGAGGCACTGGTATTACCCCAATGTTACAAGTCATTACTGCTATTATCACTAATCTTGAAGATGATACTAagatcaaattattatttgctAATAACACCGAAAGGGatatattattgaaagatgAATTGGATAATATGGCACAAAAATATCCAGGATTGGAAATTAAATATGTTACAGgtaaatttgttgataaaaaactgtttgaatttttgcCTTCACCAACTTCtgattcaaaaatatttatttgtgGTCCACCAgcatttgttgaatatatCAATGAAATGACTAAAGACGCTGGGTTTGAAAAAGACCAagtgttttgtttttaa
- a CDS encoding pyridoxine 4-dehydrogenase (Aldo-keto reductase; increased transcript associated with MDR1 overexpression, benomyl or long-term fluconazole treatment; overexpression does not affect drug or oxidative stress sensitivity; stationary phase enriched; flow biofim repressed) has translation MSFKPVEISGKFGFGTMSMTWTPTPPPAQQSIDTLKFVTSHPKFGTKLINGGEFYGPDFANLKLLKQFLEENDPEENKQLIISIKGGADNETLKPNGTKEFVSKSIENIVSFFPKQKQNRPKLLFEMARVDPSVPYGETIGYISEYVKSGVIDGISLSEVGKESIQAALKVFPISCVELELSLFSQEVITTGILEELSKHNLPLIAYSPLCRGLLTDYAVENSDTFLASIPQGDIRHHLDKFQPDTFNKNLPALKELYKFAHEVKNTTLESLALSWIVTVSEARNFRGIEKVTRILPIPSGSTKKRVESNFGSLIELTDDDLQSIDEIFAKYPISGLRYNQFLEGTLFQ, from the coding sequence ATGTCTTTTAAACCTGTCGAAATATCGGGAAAGTTTGGATTTGGGACAATGTCCATGACTTGGACACCAACGCCACCACCAGCACAACAATCCATTGATACCTTGAAATTTGTGACATCACATCCAAAATTTGGAACTAAATTGATCAATGGTGGTGAATTTTATGGTCCAGATTTTgctaatttgaaattattaaaacaatttttagaagaaaatgatcctgaagaaaataaacaattgattatatctATTAAAGGAGGTGCTGATAATGAAACATTAAAACCAAATGGTACCAAAGagtttgtttcaaaatcaattgaaaacattgTATCATTTTTCCctaaacaaaaacaaaacagaccaaaattattatttgagaTGGCCAGAGTTGATCCTTCTGTTCCCTATGGAGAAACTATTGGTTATATCAGTGAATATGTGAAACTGGGTGTGATTGATGGTATTTCTTTATCTGAAGTTGGTAAAGAATCCATTCAGGCTGCTTTGAAAGTATTTCCAATATCATGTGTTGAATTAGAATTGTCATTGTTTTCACAAGAAGTTATTACCACTGGTATATTGGAAGAATTGTCAAAGCACAACTTGCCACTCATTGCTTATTCACCATTGTGTCGTGGTCTTTTAACAGATTATGCAGTTGAGAATTCAGATACATTTTTGGCATCAATCCCACAAGGTGATATTAGACATCATTTGGACAAATTTCAACCAGACACTTTTAACAAAAACTTGCCCGCTTTAAAGGAATTATACAAGTTTGCTCATGAAGTTAAAAACACAACTTTGGAATCTTTGGCATTATCATGGATTGTTACAGTTTCGGAAGCAAGAAATTTCCGAGGCATTGAAAAAGTGACCAGAATTTTACCAATTCCTTCTGGATCAACTAAAAAGAGAGTTGAGTCAAATTTTGGAAGTTTAATAGAGTTgactgatgatgatttacaATCAATCGATGAAATTTTTGCCAAATATCCAATTAGTGGGTTGAGATACAATCAATTTCTCGAAGGAACTCTTTTCcaatag
- a CDS encoding uncharacterized protein (Protein of unknown function; Hap43-induced; transcript induced early in infection of reconstituted human epithelium, while expression of the C. dubliniensis ortholog is not upregulated; mutants are viable; rat catheter biofilm repressed), translated as MKYLSSLIGLILVQLSLVLAASNRRFILNYESNGACVAINNVTSETQLTFDFHNVCQATIPLIVFQYLDFLKFKNLPNFDDFANYTYLKNKKFIKTDQKSKSVKFDLQLVNGVKTFPETFFNKTITQDQIVKYNVSEPGVYCIYLPMYSFDKKRTHFTPYYTFVTVENEGMKENVLTEVSTQINSFIIVASVIFILIYVYPILRTGRRISKLSSVSNQLFQFLLTNNVYYCGYLILWAIYFVFPTDAMYYFIVNYYGSFLQVVLKYWLSYITLSVYFGSGYANLPINPPQFLLKLYVGINILATFISFQLLKDALGVEEIIVNSESYQIIDKSILVNKEYKTMVTTYILYWEKIVVTVLAYTKLTISALVHLASFGYGLKLYWNLKKSNNNRVTRPLLQSIVLHLVSWRIFGRIIIANFYSDINLTGVFDVGEMLSVIGNLIELQDLKFTALRLVEVLLLWFIWSFNKPLDFKKTKRDDKKKEKKRKESKNY; from the coding sequence atgAAGTATTTACTGTCATTGATAGGCTTGATATTGGTCCAATTGTCATTGGTATTGGCAGCATCCAATAGACGGTTCATATTAAACTACGAGTCCAATGGTGCATGCGTGGCTATTAATAATGTAACTCTGGAAACTCAATTaacatttgattttcataATGTTTGTCAAGCTACTATTCCATTAATTGTTTTCCaatatttggattttttgaaatttaaaaaCCTTCctaattttgatgattttgctAATTATActtatttaaaaaataaaaaattcattaaaacCGATCAGAAATCCAAACTggttaaatttgatttacaaCTAGTCAATGGTGTTAAAACTTTCCCGGaaactttttttaataaaacaatCACCCAAGACCAAATAGTTAAATACAATGTTTCTGAACCAGGGGTATATTGTATTTATCTTCCAATGTATTCATTCGATAAAAAACGTACTCATTTTACACCTTATTACACGTTTGTTACTGTGGAAAATGAAGGTATGAAGGAAAATGTTTTAACTGAAGTATCAActcaaatcaattcatttattataGTTGCATCagtaatttttattttgatttatgtATATCCTATTTTACGTACGGGGAGACGTATATCGAAATTATCATCggtttcaaatcaattattccAATTTTTACTCACTAATAATGTGTATTATTGTGGATATTTAATCTTATGGgcaatttattttgtatttccTACAGATGCCatgtattattttattgtcAATTATTATGGTAGTTTCCTACAAGTTGTATTAAAGTATTGGTTAAGTTATATCACATTATCAGTTTATTTTGGATCAGGATATGCTAATTTACCAATTAATCCACctcaatttttgttgaaattataCGTTGGTATAAATATTTTAGCCacttttatttcatttcaattattgaaagatgCTTTAGGTGTCGAAGAAATCATTGTGAATTCAGAAAGttatcaaatcattgataaatCGATTTTAGTCaataaagaatataaaACAATGGTTACTACTTACATTTTGTATTGGGAAAAAATTGTCGTTACGGTTTTAGCATATACAAAATTGACTATTAGTGCTTTAGTTCATTTGGCTAGTTTTGGATATGGATTGAAACTTTAttggaatttgaaaaagagtaacaacaatagaGTTACCAGACCATTATTACAATCAATCGTGTTACATTTGGTTTCTTGGCGTATATTTGGTAGGATTATCATTGCTAATTTCTATAGTGATATAAATTTGACGGGAGTGTTTGACGTTGGAGAAATGTTAAGTGTAATAGgtaatttgattgaattgcaggatttgaaatttaCGGCATTACGTTTAGTTGAAGTCTTATTGCTTTGGTTTATCTGGAGTTTCAATAAACCActtgatttcaaaaagaCTAAAAGAGatgacaagaaaaaagaaaagaaaagaaaagaaagcaaGAACTATTGA
- a CDS encoding uncharacterized protein (Ortholog of C. dubliniensis CD36 : Cd36_34510, Candida tropicalis MYA-3404 : CTRG_05938 and Candida albicans WO-1 : CAWG_02183) — protein MRLFNSIILLAGIQIPLVLAKLVQNVETFDLNENSPIKCFNLDLIHGKTQLKVEANGVPHQQLPLNVHRNTKLLHMDKDKGDDDFQVESQSFNIYETLVDGFEKEELNLYEPGQYCVSFNENKEYIATFHSKVTLVENIDVIDISNEAYKHAISAIIGGLIIAGIVAKYQITGLSNISPISARIFSLLVVYFGFNSVMMILEWYCYYSPSSFSYLFVENYFKNIVGSIITCWDTYVTIMVYFGSGFKNLGYKAPSNTSWVKRIILGSLLFVSVASSSKITKTVLKRSIIVDDKLQDVFTYFDPKDSFLKNSFISAVFNSITVILGAGLLVCVTVLPFVYGYVIYNRFTRTGEHVNQQLMKKTLLYHGIYAWIIGSALYYYFDAMKLVEDYVPLVILWSIWYSERPYVALKGLEDDLGHLKGIKEFYL, from the coding sequence ATGagattattcaattcaattatacTTTTAGCGGGTATTCAAATCCCATTAGTCTTAGCCAAATTAGTTCAAAATGTTGAAACATTTGACCTCAATGAAAACTCACCCATTAAATGTTTCAACCTCGACTTGATTCATGGGAAAACTCAATTAAAAGTCGAAGCCAATGGAGTACCACACCAACAATTGCCATTGAATGTTCATCGAAATACCAAACTTTTACATATGGATAAAGATAAAGGTGATGACGATTTCCAAGTTGAACTGCAATCTTTCAATATTTATGAAACTTTGGTTGATGGATTTGAGAAGGAAGAACTTAACCTTTATGAACCAGGACAATATTGTGTTCTGTTCAATGAAAACAAGGAATACATTGCAACATTCCATTCAAAAGTCACGTTGGTTGAAAACATTGATgtaattgatatttctaATGAAGCTTATAAACATGCTATCTCTGCTATTATTGGTGGATTAATTATTGCTGGAATTGTTGCCAAGTATCAAATTACTGGATTATCCAATATTTCTCCTATTTCAGCTAgaattttttcacttttggTAGTTTattttggtttcaattctgtgatgatgattttggaATGGTACTGTTATTATAGCCCTTCCTCATTTagttatttgtttgttgaaaaCTATTTCAAGAACATTGTCGGTAGCATTATCACCTGTTGGGATACTTATGTCACTATTATGGTTTATTTTGGAAGTGGGTTCAAAAACCTTGGCTACAAGGCTCCATCTAATACTTCTTGGGTGAAGAGAATAATCTTGGGATCACTTTTATTTGTGTCGGTTGCCTCATCTTCTAAAATCACAAAAACTGTTTTGAAGAGATCgattattgttgatgataaacTCCAAGATGTCTTTACTTATTTTGATCCAAAGGACTcgtttttgaaaaatagCTTTATCTCAGCTGTTTTCAATTCGATTACGGTTATTTTAGGAGCTGGTCTTTTGGTTTGTGTGACTGTTCTTCCATTTGTTTATGGATATGTCATCTACAATAGATTTACCAGAACTGGTGAACATGTGAATCagcaattgatgaaaaagacATTGTTATATCATGGAATCTATGCCTGGATTATTGGATCGGCCTTGTACTATTATTTTGATGCAATGAAATTGGTCGAGGATTATGTTCCTTTGGTTATTTTATGGCTGATCTGGTACTCTGAGAGACCATACGTTGCATTAAAGGGTCTTGAAGATGATTTAGGACATTTGAAGGGTATAAAGGAGTTTTATTTGTAA